One Mycobacterium paraseoulense genomic window, CGCGGTCAGGCCGGAACGCACGTCGCGCAGTGCGCGCCCCTACCTGGTCATCGGCGGTCTGGTGCTCAGCTTCACCGCGGTCACGTTGGCCGGCTCGACACTGCTGTCGCTGGTGCACCTGCCGCAGGACGCCATCCGCTGGGTCGCTCTGGTCGCCTTGGTCGCCATCGGTCTCGGCCTGATCTTCCCGCGGGTCGAGCGATTACTGGAGCGTCCGTTTGCGCGTATCCCGCAGAAGCAGTTGGGGTTCGGCGGCGGCGGGTTCGGTCTCGGCCTGGCGCTCGGTGTGTTGTATGTCCCGTGCGCCGGGCCCATTCTCGCCGCGATTGTGGTGGCCGGCGCCACGGCTCCCCTCGGCCTGCGCACCGTCGTATTGACTGGCAGTTTCGCGCTGGGCGCCGCCTTGCCGTTGTTCGTCTTCGCACTGGCTGGCCATCGGGTGGCTCAGCGGGTGGGAGCGTTTCGACGGCGGCAGCGGCAGATCCGGGTCGCGGCCGGGATCGTGATGATCGCGCTTGCGGTGGGACTGGTGTTCAATGTTCCCGCGGCTCTGCAACGGGCCGTTCCCGACTACACCAGCGGGCTGCAACAACGATTGGCGGCCGACCGCGGGGTCCGGGAGAAGCTCAACCTCGGTGGCATCGTAAACGACCAGAACGCGCAGCTGTCCAATTGCAGCGACAGCGGCCGGGAGCTCGAAAGCTGCGGCCAAGCACCCGATCTCAAGGGCATCGCCGGTTGGCTGAACACTCCCGGCAACCAACCGATCACACTTGCGTCCCTGCGCGGCAAGGTCGTGCTGATCGATTTTTGGGCGTACTCGTGCATCAACTGCCAACGCGCCATCCAGCACGTCGTCAGCTGGTACAACGCCTACAAGGGCGACGGTTTCGAGGTCATCGGGGTCCACACCCCGGAGTACGCGTTCGAACAGGTGCCCGGCAATGTGGCCAAAGGCGCCGCTGACTTGGATGTCGCCTACCCGATCGCGTTGGACAACGGCTACTCCTCGTGGACGAACTACCGCAACCGTTACTGGCCGGCGGAGTATCTGATCGACGCCACCGGCCAAGTGCGCCACATCAAATTTGGGGAGGGCGACTACAACGTGACCGAGGATCTGATCAGGCAGCTGATCGTGGCCACGCATCCCGGGCTCAAGCTGCCACCGCCAACAGACA contains:
- a CDS encoding cytochrome c biogenesis protein DipZ, with protein sequence MLTIALIGFVGGLITGVSPCILPVLPVIFFAGAQGGADDPAPQPVSGAGVDVAVRPERTSRSARPYLVIGGLVLSFTAVTLAGSTLLSLVHLPQDAIRWVALVALVAIGLGLIFPRVERLLERPFARIPQKQLGFGGGGFGLGLALGVLYVPCAGPILAAIVVAGATAPLGLRTVVLTGSFALGAALPLFVFALAGHRVAQRVGAFRRRQRQIRVAAGIVMIALAVGLVFNVPAALQRAVPDYTSGLQQRLAADRGVREKLNLGGIVNDQNAQLSNCSDSGRELESCGQAPDLKGIAGWLNTPGNQPITLASLRGKVVLIDFWAYSCINCQRAIQHVVSWYNAYKGDGFEVIGVHTPEYAFEQVPGNVAKGAADLDVAYPIALDNGYSSWTNYRNRYWPAEYLIDATGQVRHIKFGEGDYNVTEDLIRQLIVATHPGLKLPPPTDTSRSTLPDKTTPETYFGVGKVVNYGGGGLYDEGTTTFDYPPTLAADSFALKGPWSLDYQGATAAGNQSSIRLNYHAKNVYIVAGGTGSLTVTRDGRSVAIPISGPPTSHQIVSGEHSQSGTLEVRADRALQVYSFTYG